Proteins encoded within one genomic window of Ovis aries strain OAR_USU_Benz2616 breed Rambouillet chromosome 1, ARS-UI_Ramb_v3.0, whole genome shotgun sequence:
- the LOC101117979 gene encoding large ribosomal subunit protein uL30-like — protein MEVAEEKKKKVPAVPETLKKKRKNFAELKIKRLRKKFAQKMLQKARRKLIYEKAKHYHKEYRQMYRTEIRMARMARKAGNFYVPAEPKLAFVIRIRGMNGVSPKVRKVLQLLHLRQIFNGTFVKLNKASINMLRIVKPYIAWGYPNLKSVNELIYKRGYGKINKKRIALTDNALIARSLGKYGIICMEDLIHEIYTIGKRFKEANNFLWPFKLSSPRGGMKKKTTHFVEGGDAGNREDQINRLIRRMN, from the coding sequence ATGGAGGttgcagaagagaagaaaaagaaggttccTGCTGTGCCAGAAACCCTTAAGAAAAAGCGGAAGAATTTCGCAGAGCTTAAGATCAAGCGACTGAGAAAGAAGTTTGCCCAAAAGATGCTTCAAAAGGCAAGGAGGAAGCTTATCTATGAAAAAGCTAAGCATTACCACAAGGAATACAGGCAGATGTACAGAACTGAAATTCGAATGGCTAGGATGGCACGAAAAGCCGGCAACTTCTATGTACCCGCGGAACCCAAATTGGCGTTTGTTATCAGGATCAGAGGTATGAACGGTGTGAGCCCAAAGGTTCGAAAGGTGCTGCAGCTCCTTCACCTCCGGCAGATCTTCAACGGCACCTTTGTGAAGCTCAACAAGGCATCAATTAATATGCTGAGAATTGTGAAGCCATACATTGCATGGGGGTACCCAAATCTGAAGTCTGTAAATGAATTGATCTACAAGCGCGGTTATGGCAAAATCAACAAAAAGCGAATTGCCCTGACAGACAATGCATTGATTGCTCGATCTCTTGGGAAATATGGAATCATCTGCATGGAGGATCTGATTCATGAGATCTATACCATTGGAAAACGtttcaaagaagcaaacaacTTCCTGTGGCCCTTTAAATTGTCTTCTCCGCGAGGTGGAATGAAGAAAAAGACCACCCATTTTGTAGAAGGTGGAGATGCTGGCAACAGGGAAGACCAGATCAACAGGCTTATTAGAAGGATGAACTAA